In Bombina bombina isolate aBomBom1 chromosome 6, aBomBom1.pri, whole genome shotgun sequence, a single genomic region encodes these proteins:
- the LOC128664861 gene encoding transcription termination factor 2, mitochondrial-like: protein MLKLIIYSLVSWQRSSRATGFVCKQIYPWGSARCISNTNFSLHPRTDHKKSSEENKRTVDNLYKLSVNIKKICQLKGWVLLKDITYVEEIANILKEMGASDVTIANILERCPEAILQDAKEINAKRSLWHLVCSEDKELVKIIEKFPDSFFTYKYPENQRANITYFQDVGLSNKIICKLLTSAPQIFCNLVEDNKQVIDVLKENYLSLGGSKENVKTWLMKLIMQDPFIVSKSSLAMQDNIKFIQSLDFSDREVLKLLSKLKGFIFNLNSSNMQNNVLFVKTCFSCTDEEMREMILKCPSLLNYSVTVLEDRLKGLLTEGISVKQIKDSPSVLELTEQIIQYRMKKIRLLGYEIKDTNLEILNGTRKDFEVNFGRLQVK, encoded by the coding sequence ATGCTGAAATTAATAATTTACAGCCTTGTGAGCTGGCAGAGAAGCTCAAGGGCCACTGGTTTTGTTTGTAAACAAATTTATCCATGGGGCAGTGCAAGGTGCATCAGTAATACCAACTTCTCTTTGCATCCAAGGACAGATCATaaaaaatcctcagaagaaaataaAAGAACAGTTGACAATCTTTATAAGCTTTCTGTCAATATTAAAAAAATTTGTCAGCTCAAAGGCTGGGTGCTTTTGAAGGATATCACTTATGTTGAAGAGATTGCTAATATCTTGAAAGAAATGGGAGCTAGTGATGTCACAATAGCCAATATTCTAGAACGCTGTCCTGAAGCAATTCTTCAAGACGCTAAAGAGATAAATGCAAAGAGGTCATTATGGCATTTGGTTTGTTCAGAGGACAAAGAACTGGTTAAAATCATTGAAAAGTTTCCTGATTCATTCTTTACTTATAAGTATCCAGAAAATCAAAGAGCTAATATCACATACTTTCAAGATGTGGGACTTAgcaacaaaattatctgtaaacttTTAACAAGTGCTCCAcaaatcttttgtaatttagttgaggACAATAAACAGGTTATTGATGTGCTGAAAGAAAATTACCTTAGCCTGGGTGGCTCAAAAGAAAATGTTAAAACTTGGCTGATGAAGTTAATAATGCAAGACCCATTTATTGTGTCAAAGTCTTCATTAGCAATGCAAGATAATATAAAGTTTATTCAGAGTTTAGACTTTTCTGATAGAGAAGTCTTGAAACTTTTGTCCAAACTAAAAGGCTTTATCTTTAACCTCAATTCTAGCAACATGCAGAACAATGTTTTGTTTGTTAAAACTTGTTTCAGCTGCACAGAtgaagagatgagagagatgatACTTAAATGTCCCAGTCTTTTGAACTACTCTGTTACGGTATTAGAAGACCGTTTAAAGGGGCTGTTAACAGAAGGTATTTCAGTAAAGCAAATAAAAgactctcctagtgtccttgaactcACAGAACAGATTATACAATACAGAATGAAAAAAATAAGATTATTAGGCTATGAAATAAAAGATACAAATTTAGAAATTTTGAATGGGACAAGAAAGGATTTTGAAGTCAACTTTGGCAGATTACAAGTTAAGTAA
- the LOC128662428 gene encoding LOW QUALITY PROTEIN: transcription termination factor 2, mitochondrial-like (The sequence of the model RefSeq protein was modified relative to this genomic sequence to represent the inferred CDS: deleted 1 base in 1 codon), with protein sequence MLKGIIYSLVSWQRSSRATGFVCKQIYPWGSARCISNTNFSLHPRTDHKKASEENKTPVDNLYKLSVNIKKICQPKGWVLLKDITYVEEIAIILKEMGASEVTIANILERCPEAILQDAKEINAKRSLWHLVCSEDKELVKMIEKFPDSFFTYKYPENQRANITYFQDVGLSYKIICKLLTSAPQIFCNLVEDNKQVIDVLKENYLSLGGSKENVKTWLMKLIMQDPFIVSKSSLAMQDNIKFIQSLDFSDREVLKLLSKLKGFIFNLNSSNMQNNVLFVKTCFSCTDEKMREMILKCPSLLNFSVPVLEDRLKGLLTEGISVKQIKDSPSVLELTEQIIQYRMKKIRLLGYEIKDTNLEILNGTRKDFEVNFGRLQVKKERPLFNPVAPLHVEE encoded by the exons ATGCTGAAAGGAATAATTTACAGCCTTGTGAGCTGGCAGAGAAGCTCAAGGGCCACTGGTTTTGTTTGTAAACAAATTTATCCATGGGGCAGTGCAAGGTGCATCAGTAATACCAACTTCTCTTTGCATCCAAGGACAGATCataaaaaagcctcagaagaaaataaaacaccAGTTGACAATCTTTATAAGCTTTCTGTCAATATTAAAAAAATTTGTCAGCCCAAAGGCTGGGTGCTTTTGAAGGATATCACTTATGTTGAAGAGATTgctattatcttgaaagaaatggGAGCTAGTGAAGTCACAATAGCCAATATTCTAGAACGCTGTCCTGAAGCAATTCTTCAAGACGCTAAAGAGATAAATGCAAAGAGGTCATTATGGCATTTGGTTTGTTCAGAGGACAAAGAACTGGTTAAAATGATTGAA AAGTTTCCTGATTCATTCTTTACTTATAAGTATCCAGAAAATCAAAGAGCTAATATCACATACTTTCAAGATGTGGGACTTAgctacaaaattatctgtaaacttTTAACAAGTGCTCCAcaaatcttttgtaatttagttgaggACAATAAACAGGTTATTGATGTGCTGAAAGAAAATTACCTTAGCCTGGGTGGCTCAAAAGAAAACGTTAAAACTTGGCTAATGAAGTTAATAATGCAAGACCCATTTATTGTGTCAAAGTCTTCATTGGCAATGCAAGATAATATAAAGTTTATTCAGAGTTTAGACTTTTCTGATAGAGAAGTCTTGAAACTTTTGTCCAAACTAAAAGGCTTTATCTTTAACCTCAATTCTAGCAACATGCAGAACAATGTTCTGTTTGTTAAAACTTGTTTCAGCTGCACAGATGAAAAGATGAGAGAGATGATACTTAAATGTCCCAGTCTTTTGAACTTCTCTGTTCCGGTATTAGAAGACCGTTTAAAGGGGCTGTTAACAGAAGGTATTTCAGTAAAGCAAATAAAAgactctcctagtgtccttgaactcACAGAACAAATTATACAATACAGAATGAAAAAAATAAGATTATTAGGCTATGAAATAAAAGATACAAATTTAGAAATTTTGAATGGGACAAGAAAGGATTTTGAAGTGAACTTTGGCAGATTACAAGTTAAGAAAGAAAGACCTCTGTTTAATCCTGTAGCACCTTTGCATGTAGAAGAATGA